One window of Microbacterium sp. 1S1 genomic DNA carries:
- a CDS encoding aminoglycoside 3'-phosphotransferase, producing the protein MSIPAASIEVPARVRELAAGAALTPIWRNGIGGLTFRTDDGRYIKWGPHDAEANMRDEAERMRWARAWITVPDVLSQGQDESHEWLVTAALPGRSAVDPRWASSPESAVRAVGRGLRLLHDALPVAECPWTWSPEERIANAAARGTAVPADLHEPPAIDRLVVCHGDACLPNTLLDDEGRPVAHVDLAALGVADRWADIAVAAMSTLWNFGPGWEGTLIAAYGLEPDRTRLEYYRRLWNES; encoded by the coding sequence GTGAGCATCCCCGCAGCGTCCATCGAGGTGCCGGCGCGCGTGCGCGAACTCGCCGCCGGCGCCGCTCTGACACCCATCTGGCGCAACGGGATCGGCGGGCTGACGTTCCGCACCGACGATGGCAGGTACATCAAGTGGGGCCCGCACGATGCGGAGGCGAACATGCGCGACGAGGCCGAGCGGATGCGCTGGGCCCGCGCCTGGATCACCGTGCCGGACGTGCTTTCCCAGGGCCAGGACGAGTCGCACGAGTGGCTCGTGACGGCGGCCCTCCCTGGTCGCAGTGCCGTGGACCCGCGATGGGCCTCTTCTCCGGAGTCCGCCGTGCGCGCGGTCGGGAGGGGTCTGCGCCTCCTGCACGACGCCCTCCCCGTTGCGGAGTGCCCCTGGACCTGGAGTCCCGAGGAGCGCATCGCGAACGCCGCTGCACGCGGGACGGCGGTACCGGCGGATCTGCACGAGCCGCCCGCGATCGACCGGCTCGTGGTGTGCCACGGCGACGCCTGCCTCCCGAACACGCTGCTCGACGATGAGGGCCGCCCCGTCGCCCACGTCGACCTCGCCGCGCTCGGGGTCGCCGACCGCTGGGCCGACATCGCCGTCGCCGCCATGAGCACGCTGTGGAACTTCGGTCCCGGCTGGGAAGGCACCCTCATCGCGGCCTACGGGCTCGAACCCGACCGCACGCGGCTGGAGTACTACCGACGGCTCTGGAACGAGTCCTGA